A window from Rana temporaria chromosome 8, aRanTem1.1, whole genome shotgun sequence encodes these proteins:
- the LOC120910416 gene encoding tigger transposable element-derived protein 1-like, protein MAKSTISTILKNKAAIKGADVAKGVTMLTKQRTQVLEEVEKLLLVWLNEKQLAGDSVSEAMICEKARKLHSDLLQRSPSTTAASDEFKASRGWFEKFRRRSGIHSVIRHGEASSSDKAAAEAYKLDFAEFMKTEGYVPQQVFNCDETGLFWKKMPNRTYITQEEKALPGHKPMKDRLTLLLCANASADLKIKPLLVYHSQTPRAFREQNVNKARLPVMWRANAKAWVTRQLFMEWLHEVFAPTVRKYLSDNQLPERCLLLMDNAPAHPPALVDDMDAEYDFIKVKFLPPNTTPLLQPMDQQVICNFKKLYTKALFTRCFNVTEETSLTLKDFWKKHFNVAHCINLIDKAWEEVTPRTLNSAWRKLWPECVAEREHDIEVPDAEVVEEIVSMGKSMGLDVDGADVEELVEEHREELTTEELSELHSEQQKALLEEHSTEEEEEREEVSSDAIKSIMQKWNECHDFFEKHHPNITVVNRVLNLMNDNVVSHFRRVMQRRKRQVTLDRFFSKTEPAARRQRREETPEGDPPDVLMEGDSPSKQ, encoded by the coding sequence ATGGCAAAGTCAACAATCTCGACTATTCTGAAAAACAAAGCCGCCATCAAAGGAGCTGATGTTGCAAAAGGAGTAACAATGTTAACCAAGCAGAGGACGCAAGTGCTGGAAGAGGTGGAAAAACTTTTGCTTGTGTGGTTGAATGAGAAACAGCTGGCAGGTGATAGCGTTAGTGAAGCTATGATCTGTGAGAAAGCCAGGAAATTGCACAGTGATTTACTGCAAAGAAGCCCCTCTACAACTGCAGCAAGTGACGAATTTAAAGCCAGTAGGGGGTGGTTTGAAAAATTCCGCAGGAGAAGTGGCATCCACAGTGTGATTAGACATGGTGAGGCTTCCAGTTCTGACAAGGCCGCAGCAGAAGCCTACAAGTTAGACTTTGCGGAATTCATGAAGACAGAAGGATACGTCCCTCAACAAGTGTTCAACTGTGATGAAACAGGgctcttctggaaaaaaatgccgAACAGAACCTATATCACGCAGGAGGAAAAGGCACTACCAGGGCACAAGCCCATGAAGGACAGATTGACCCTTTTGCTGTGTGCCAACGCAAGCGCCGATCTGAAAATTAAACCACTACTGGTGTACCATTCTCAGACCCCTCGTGCATTTAGGGAACAAAATGTGAACAAGGCCAGACTGCCCGTCATGTGGAGAGCCAATGCCAAAGCTTGGGTCACAAGGCAATTGTTTATGGAATGGCTGCACGAGGTGTTTGCACCCACCGTCAGAAAATATCTTTCTGATAACCAGCTGCCTGAAAGGTGCCTTCTTCTGATGGACAATGCCCCGGCACACCCTCCAGCCTTGGTGGATGATATGGATGCTGAGTATGACTTCATCAAGGTAAAGTTCCTCCCCCCCAACACAACACCACTTCTGCAGCCTATGGACCAGCAAGTCATCTGCAACTTCAAGAAGCTGTACACAAAGGCGCTCTTCACTAGGTGTTTTAATGTCACTGAagagacgtccttgactttgaaagacttctggaagaaACATTTCAATGTTGCCCACTGCATTAACCTCATTGACAAAGCCTGGGAAGAGGTCACTCCCCGAACCCTAAATTCAGCCTGGAGGAAACTGTGGCCAGAATGTGTCGCTGAACGTGAACATGACATTGAAGTGCCTGATGCTGAGGTAGTGGAGGAAATTGTGTCCATGGGCAAGAGTATGGGTCTGGACGTTGATGGTGCTGATGTGGAAGAGCTTGTTGAGGAACATAGGGAGGAGCTGACCACGGAAGAACTTTCTGAACTCCACAGTGAGCAGCAGAAGGCACTTCTTGAGGAGCATTCcactgaggaagaggaagaaagggaggaggttAGCAGTGATGCCATAAAATCCATTATGCAAAAATGGAATGAGTGCCATGATTTTTTTGAAAAGCACCACCCCAACATAACTGTCGTGAACAGAGTGTTAAATCTCATGAATGATAATGTGGTCTCTCATTTCCGGAGGGTTATGCAGCGCAGGAAGAGACAAGTGACATTGGACAGATTTTTCAGCAAAACTGAGCCTGCAGCTAGGAGACAAAGGAGAGAGGAAACCCCTGAAGGAGATCCCCCTGATGTCCTTATggagggggactctccctccaaacaataa